Proteins from a genomic interval of Caulobacter rhizosphaerae:
- a CDS encoding proline iminopeptidase-family hydrolase, with product MTTSNWTRRRALRSGAKLLGAAMATSAAAAFAAAPQTEGYAAVPGGRIFWRKFGSGGKTPLLTLHGGPGSSHNYLLPLQALADERPVIFYDQLGCGRADAPENESVYSIQRSVDEVDAVRAALGLDRVLLLGHSWGALLAVEYLCQGRGRGVERLILSGAMASIPQVMAGFDRLFATMPEGWSAKIHALEKAGKTATPEYAELVQKFYDTFVLRVSPSPEVLATLEALSKSPAYRVLNGPNEFTIVGKIKDWDRRKDLTAISQRTLITTGEFDEITLDCHETLRDGIAGKARLAVMTGCSHLTMNEKPEQYNALLRGFMNEA from the coding sequence ATGACCACCAGCAACTGGACCCGTCGGCGCGCCTTGCGATCGGGCGCTAAACTGTTGGGCGCCGCCATGGCGACCTCGGCGGCGGCCGCCTTCGCCGCCGCGCCCCAGACCGAGGGTTACGCCGCCGTGCCTGGCGGCAGGATCTTTTGGCGAAAGTTCGGATCGGGCGGCAAGACGCCGTTGCTGACGCTGCACGGCGGCCCCGGTTCGTCGCACAACTATCTCCTCCCGCTGCAGGCCCTGGCTGACGAACGCCCGGTGATCTTCTACGATCAGCTGGGCTGCGGCAGAGCGGACGCGCCCGAAAACGAGAGCGTCTACTCGATCCAGCGCTCGGTCGATGAGGTGGACGCCGTGCGCGCCGCTCTGGGTCTGGACCGGGTTCTCCTGCTTGGCCACTCGTGGGGCGCCTTGCTGGCCGTGGAGTATCTATGCCAAGGGCGGGGCAGGGGCGTCGAGCGCCTGATCCTGAGCGGCGCCATGGCCAGCATCCCCCAGGTCATGGCTGGCTTCGATCGCCTGTTCGCCACCATGCCTGAAGGCTGGAGCGCCAAGATTCATGCCCTGGAGAAGGCGGGTAAGACGGCTACGCCCGAGTACGCGGAGCTGGTTCAGAAGTTCTACGACACCTTTGTTCTGCGGGTCTCGCCGAGCCCCGAGGTGCTGGCGACACTGGAGGCGCTCTCCAAATCGCCGGCCTATCGCGTGCTCAACGGGCCTAACGAGTTCACCATCGTCGGCAAGATCAAGGACTGGGATCGTCGCAAGGACCTCACGGCGATCAGCCAGAGGACCCTGATCACCACCGGCGAGTTCGACGAGATCACCCTCGACTGCCACGAGACCCTTCGCGATGGCATCGCGGGCAAGGCGCGCCTGGCCGTGATGACCGGGTGCTCGCACCTCACGATGAACGAGAAACCGGAGCAATATAACGCCCTGCTGCGCGGCTTCATGAACGAGGCCTGA
- a CDS encoding helix-turn-helix domain-containing protein, producing MQCAQSLSTMRPAVMPANAPGLMTLVPTARARLDLRLDVFGDGRERQAGQDPSARAQGERWTGLLPWQVKRVRDYVDADLHGAMSLSAAAAHARLSPGYFSRRFRQSFGVTFSRFVAARRVERARGLLVGGAGKLCEIALACGFADQAHFTRTFGNLMGCTPGRWRRQAATSRLSA from the coding sequence ATGCAGTGTGCCCAAAGCCTTTCGACGATGCGCCCAGCGGTCATGCCCGCGAATGCGCCTGGTCTGATGACCCTTGTTCCGACCGCCCGCGCGCGGCTCGATTTGCGCCTGGATGTCTTCGGCGACGGCCGTGAGCGGCAGGCCGGGCAAGATCCGTCGGCGCGCGCGCAAGGGGAGCGCTGGACAGGCCTACTTCCGTGGCAGGTCAAGCGGGTCCGCGACTATGTCGACGCAGACCTGCACGGTGCGATGTCGCTGAGCGCGGCGGCGGCTCATGCCCGTCTTAGCCCGGGCTATTTCTCCAGACGGTTTCGCCAGTCCTTTGGCGTCACCTTCTCAAGATTCGTGGCCGCGCGGCGCGTCGAACGCGCGCGAGGGCTATTGGTCGGCGGCGCGGGCAAGCTTTGTGAGATCGCCTTGGCGTGCGGCTTTGCCGACCAAGCGCACTTTACGCGGACGTTCGGCAATCTCATGGGGTGCACACCGGGACGGTGGCGGCGCCAAGCCGCCACGAGTCGGTTGTCGGCCTAG
- a CDS encoding response regulator transcription factor: MAASSVSPYPWRKDTALMSPTAKDGEGERVVAVIDDDESVREALRGLFQSVGLVAELYGSVQAFIDAGQMERVGCIVLDIRLPGRSGLEFQEALARSGAAQSVVLISGHVDVQMAVRAMKAGAIDVLTKPVREQDLLEAVNRALAADRQRREEAKGGQALRARHRTLSERERQVFALVAAGLLNKQIADRVAITEATVKLHRSQVMKKMEAGSLADLVRMADLLAKAEASPEL, translated from the coding sequence GTGGCGGCGTCTTCAGTTTCACCCTACCCTTGGCGGAAGGATACGGCGTTGATGTCTCCAACGGCTAAGGACGGCGAGGGCGAGCGCGTCGTCGCCGTTATCGACGACGACGAAAGCGTTCGCGAAGCGCTGCGCGGTCTGTTCCAATCGGTGGGCCTGGTGGCGGAGCTCTACGGCTCGGTGCAGGCGTTCATCGACGCCGGCCAAATGGAGCGTGTTGGATGCATCGTGCTGGATATCCGCCTGCCGGGTCGCAGCGGCCTTGAGTTCCAGGAGGCCCTGGCCAGGAGCGGCGCGGCCCAGTCGGTCGTGCTCATCAGCGGCCACGTCGATGTCCAGATGGCGGTCCGGGCCATGAAGGCCGGCGCCATCGACGTGTTGACCAAACCCGTGCGCGAGCAAGATCTCCTGGAGGCCGTGAACAGGGCCTTGGCCGCCGACCGGCAACGCCGGGAAGAGGCCAAGGGCGGGCAGGCGCTGCGCGCGCGACACAGGACTCTCTCCGAACGCGAGCGGCAGGTTTTCGCCTTGGTGGCGGCCGGCTTGCTGAACAAGCAAATCGCCGATCGCGTCGCCATCACCGAAGCGACCGTCAAGCTTCACCGCAGCCAGGTCATGAAGAAGATGGAGGCTGGGTCCTTGGCCGATCTGGTGCGGATGGCCGACCTGCTGGCCAAGGCCGAGGCGAGCCCGGAACTCTGA
- a CDS encoding PAS domain-containing sensor histidine kinase, giving the protein MLDTLLDMLALDFVGLRFNDTTHIFLRVAPAFGDTCPAEAIRAALETWSATGAPEVMQTVGGGAMSVVQCPLGENASIGVILAGARRVAFPDRMELSKLRLAASQAGLACREMRDLSDRQPPADFRDKPLSEAALAESEWRLHLTINTIPTMAWSTTSDGLIDFCNQNFVDYVGWTAEEISGQGFWPIFHPDDTAHLLASWQEILATKRPRDVEGRIRRADGQYRWFVLRQNPLFDADGVVIKWYGAGADIEDRKRAETALEVAQAALLASEQNLNLIINSLPVLVWSARPDGSADFINHSWREYAGEPADKILEWGFLDLYHPDDVAGMVEIWKRDLAHSDQTSLKGRIRGADGQYRWFYFAGRKLTDANGVVRWFGCNVDIEDLQRSEDALRTSETALRENERRLRHIINAVPGLVWSADAGGAITFLSQQYLDYIGQGAASALAGGWMDAIHPEDADGLLGAWALALAQGRASEHEARLRRADGCYRWMLFRASPSHDETGRVMEWFGVNIDVEDRKDARDALRASEAALRESERQLQQIVSSIPGLTWKADAEGNITFWSQSFLEYGGATNEEILGYGFMNYLHPEDHERVLEVWNGILQSGTQGESEVRIRRADGQYRWFLWRASPFFDGAGNVTQWFGINVDIENRKRAEENLRQSQNELAHATRMTTMGELAVSIAHEVNQPLMAVVTNAGACLRWLNGDPPDLAMARQAAERIVRDGHRAGDIITSLRNLARKSAPRLDRVCLDQVIPVVLDLLQGEFRRHGVVAKAELGDFNITIRGDSTQLQQVVLNLVMNAVEAMASAAASARRLTVSAEIHDGDALVTVADTGPGLGTDDPDRLFEAFFSTKTEGIGMGLSICRSIIEAHGGRIWASSNGARGGVFSFTLPLAEGYGVDVSNG; this is encoded by the coding sequence GTGCTCGACACCCTGCTCGACATGCTCGCGCTGGATTTCGTGGGCCTGCGCTTCAACGACACCACACACATCTTCCTGCGCGTGGCCCCGGCTTTCGGCGATACGTGTCCGGCGGAGGCGATCCGCGCCGCCCTGGAAACCTGGTCCGCCACCGGCGCGCCCGAGGTCATGCAGACCGTGGGCGGGGGGGCGATGTCGGTGGTCCAATGCCCCCTGGGCGAGAACGCCAGCATCGGCGTGATCCTGGCTGGCGCGCGCCGCGTCGCCTTTCCGGATCGGATGGAGCTGTCGAAGCTCAGGCTTGCCGCGTCACAGGCCGGCCTGGCGTGCCGCGAGATGCGCGACCTCAGCGACCGCCAGCCGCCCGCGGATTTCCGCGACAAACCCCTCTCCGAGGCGGCCTTGGCGGAAAGCGAATGGCGGCTGCATCTTACCATCAACACCATCCCGACCATGGCTTGGTCGACCACGTCCGATGGACTGATCGACTTCTGCAACCAGAACTTCGTCGACTATGTCGGGTGGACGGCCGAGGAGATCAGCGGCCAGGGCTTCTGGCCGATCTTCCACCCGGACGACACCGCGCACCTGCTGGCCTCCTGGCAGGAGATCCTGGCCACCAAGCGCCCCCGCGACGTCGAGGGCCGCATCCGGCGCGCCGATGGCCAGTACCGCTGGTTCGTGCTGCGGCAGAACCCGCTGTTCGACGCGGATGGCGTCGTCATCAAGTGGTATGGCGCCGGCGCCGACATCGAGGATCGCAAACGCGCCGAGACCGCGCTCGAAGTGGCTCAGGCCGCCCTGCTGGCCAGCGAGCAGAACCTCAACCTGATCATCAATTCGCTGCCGGTCCTGGTCTGGTCGGCGCGGCCCGACGGCAGCGCCGATTTCATCAATCACAGCTGGCGCGAGTACGCCGGGGAACCGGCCGACAAGATCCTGGAATGGGGCTTCCTTGATCTCTACCACCCCGACGACGTGGCGGGCATGGTCGAGATCTGGAAGCGGGACCTGGCCCACAGCGATCAGACCTCGCTGAAGGGGCGTATCCGCGGCGCCGATGGCCAATACCGCTGGTTCTATTTCGCGGGCCGCAAGCTCACTGACGCCAATGGCGTGGTGCGATGGTTCGGATGCAACGTCGATATCGAGGACCTGCAGCGGAGCGAGGACGCTCTACGGACGAGCGAGACCGCCCTTCGGGAAAATGAGCGCCGGCTGCGGCACATCATCAATGCGGTGCCCGGTCTTGTCTGGTCGGCGGACGCGGGCGGCGCGATCACGTTCCTGAGCCAGCAATACCTGGACTATATCGGTCAAGGCGCGGCTTCGGCCTTGGCGGGCGGCTGGATGGACGCGATCCACCCGGAAGACGCCGATGGGCTTCTCGGCGCGTGGGCGCTGGCCTTGGCGCAAGGCCGCGCCAGCGAACACGAAGCGCGGCTTCGGCGCGCGGACGGCTGCTATCGCTGGATGCTCTTCCGCGCGAGCCCGTCCCACGACGAGACCGGACGGGTGATGGAATGGTTCGGCGTCAATATCGACGTCGAGGACCGCAAGGATGCGCGAGATGCGCTTCGGGCCAGTGAAGCCGCGCTGCGTGAAAGCGAGCGGCAGCTCCAGCAGATCGTCTCGTCGATCCCCGGCCTGACCTGGAAGGCCGACGCCGAAGGCAACATCACCTTCTGGAGCCAGAGCTTCCTGGAGTATGGCGGCGCCACGAACGAGGAGATCCTCGGCTATGGCTTCATGAACTACCTCCACCCGGAAGATCATGAGCGGGTCCTGGAAGTCTGGAACGGCATTCTGCAATCCGGAACCCAGGGGGAGTCGGAGGTGCGCATACGCCGGGCCGACGGCCAGTACAGGTGGTTCCTGTGGCGAGCCAGTCCGTTCTTCGACGGCGCTGGCAACGTCACCCAGTGGTTCGGCATCAATGTCGACATCGAAAACCGCAAGCGCGCTGAGGAGAACCTGCGTCAAAGCCAGAACGAACTGGCCCACGCGACGCGGATGACGACCATGGGCGAACTCGCGGTTTCGATCGCACACGAGGTCAATCAGCCGCTGATGGCGGTCGTCACCAACGCCGGGGCGTGCCTGCGCTGGCTGAATGGCGACCCGCCGGATCTGGCCATGGCGCGTCAGGCCGCCGAGCGCATCGTGCGAGACGGGCACCGAGCAGGCGACATCATCACTAGCCTGCGCAATCTAGCGCGCAAGTCCGCGCCGCGCTTGGATCGGGTATGCCTAGATCAGGTCATCCCGGTGGTGCTTGACCTGCTGCAGGGCGAATTCAGGCGCCACGGCGTTGTCGCCAAAGCGGAGCTCGGCGATTTCAACATCACCATCCGCGGCGACAGCACCCAGTTGCAGCAGGTCGTGCTGAACCTGGTCATGAACGCCGTCGAGGCAATGGCCAGCGCAGCGGCGAGCGCACGCCGCCTGACCGTCAGCGCCGAAATCCACGACGGCGATGCGCTGGTTACGGTCGCGGACACCGGACCGGGGTTGGGGACCGATGACCCCGATCGCCTGTTCGAGGCCTTCTTCAGCACCAAGACCGAGGGAATCGGCATGGGCCTTTCAATCTGCCGCTCGATCATCGAAGCCCACGGAGGCAGGATCTGGGCTTCCAGCAACGGGGCGCGTGGCGGCGTCTTCAGTTTCACCCTACCCTTGGCGGAAGGATACGGCGTTGATGTCTCCAACGGCTAA